The Azospirillum baldaniorum genome segment ATGGCGTGGTCCCACTGCATCAGGTCCTTCTGCTGCGAGCCGACGTGGAAGGACACGCCGTAGGGAACGACGTTCATGCCCTTGGCCTTCAGCAGCAGCTCGCGCGCCATGGCGAGGTCGCAGCCGAACTTGCGGGACAGCGGCCACTCGGCGCCCTCGCCGGAGGTCAGGATGCGGCAGAAGACGCGGGCGCCGGGGGCGGCGCGGGCGATCTTCTCCAGCTCCGCCTCGCTGTCGAAGGCGAACAGGCGCACGCCCAGCTCGAAGGCGCGGCGGATGTCCGCTTCCTTCTTGATGGTGTTGCCGTAGGAGATGCGCTCCGGCGCGCAGCCGGCGGCCAGCACCATCTGGATTTCCGGGACGCTGGCGGTGTCGAAGGCGGAGCCCAGACGGGTCAGCAGGCCGAGGATCTCCGGCGCCGGATTGGCCTTCACGGCGTAGAAGATCTTGGCGTCCGGGAGCGCTTCCTCCAGGTCGTGGTAGTTCGCTTCCACGACGTCCAGATCGACGACGAGGCACGGGGTCTGCGGACGCTGCTCTTCGAAAAAGCGCGCAATCTTATCGGTCATCTCAGTCTCCCGGACGCAAGATGAAGGTGTCGGACGAATTGTGAAAAAGCAGGGGCGGAGCGGCCGCGCGCTGCTGACCGGTCAGAAAGAAAAGACGGTCAGGCGCTCAGGCCGCCCATACTGGACTGCCGTGTTGCCTTGCGGGGAAGGACCGGACTGGACAGAACCGGAAAGAGTCGGAGACGGGTGAGCCGGTGCCCACCCACAACAACATGAACCATCGTAACCTCCAAGACGCCGCCTTGCTTAAGGGACGGTCGGGGATCACGCGTTACGTCGTTGCATAACCACATCTCGAAAAGGACGAGGGGCGGGCCAGCGGCACGTGCGCTTGCGAGTTGCGGTTACATAGATCGAACGGGCCGCCTTTTAAAGTGAAAAATGCGACCGGGCGCAAAAAAGTAGCAAGCGTTACGCAAAGGTAAAAATAGGGAGGAATAACATGGACTTGAGTACGGCCATTCCGGTCTGGGACATGGCGGCCCGGCTGGCCGCGGCGGCGGTTTGCGGGGCGGCGCTGGGACTCGACCGCGAGATCCGGGGCAAGGCGGCGGGGCTGCGCACCCACACGTTGGTGGCCATCAGCGCGGCGGTGACGACTCTGGTTGCGCTGGAGCTTTATTGGGGCATGGCCGGGAAGGGGGCCGGCGGGGGCGACATGGACCCCACCCGCGTCATCCAGGGCATCGCCCAGGCCATCGGCTTCATCAGCGCCGGGGTGATGTTCCGCGCCGGGACCACGGTGCGCGGGGCGACCACCGCGGCGCTGATCTGGATGGCCGGCGCGCTGGGCATCGCCTGCGGCGCCGGGTTCTACGTGCTGGCGGGAATGGCGCTGGCGCTCTGCCTCGCCGTGACGATCGTCTTCTCCTACGCCCTGCGCTGGATGCCGGAGCCCGCCAAGACCGCCAATTCCATCAAGCCCGCCAATTCCATCAAGCCCGAGGACTGACCAGGAGCCGGTGGGCCAGCGCGCCGCCGAGCGCGACCAGCCCGATGGCCGTCATCATGGGAAGCTGGCTGTCCGCGTGGGTGTGGCCGAGCACCACGCCGATCAGCGCCGCCACGGTCATCTGCACGAAGCCGACCAGCGAGGAGGCCAGCCCGGCCATCATCGGGTAGGGGCCGACCGCACCGGCCATGGCGTTGGGCAGGGTCAGCCCGGCGCCCAGCATGAAAAGGAAGACGGGACCCACCACCGCCGCCAGATGCAGCACCCCGCCCAGCGCCAGCCCCACCCCGAGCAGGCCGCCGGCCAGCGAGACCGCCGTGCCGGTGCGGATCATCCGCGGCCCGCCCAGCCGCGCGCTCAGCCGCCCGGCGAAGAAGGAGCCCACCGCGTAGCCCAGCACCACCGCGGCGAAGCTTCCCCCGAACTGCGCGGGCGTCAGGTGCAACCGTCCGATCAGCACGAAGCTGGACCCGGAAATGAAGGCGAAGATGCCGCTGTAGGCGAAGGCCACCGTCAGCATCTGCCCGACGAAGCCGCGGTCGCGCAGCAGCAGCGCGTAGTTGGCGAGCAGCCGTCCGGGCTGCAGCGCCGTCTCGTCGCGGTTGGCGTTGGTCTCGCCCATCAGGGTCCAGGTGGCGGCCAGGATCAGCGCGGCGAAGCCGGTCAGCAGCAGGAAGTTGCTCCGCCAGCCGAACCACTCCGTTAGGACGCCGCCCAGGATGGGGCCGGCGGCCGGGGCCAGGGTCATGGCCATCGCCATGTAGGCCAGCACGGTCGCCGCCCGGTCGCGCCCGAAGACGTCGCGCACCACCGCCCGCGCCACCACCGGGCCGCAGCACGCGCCCAGCGCCTGGAAGAAGCGGGCGACGATCAGCGTCTCGATGTCGTCGGTCAGCGCGCAGGCGGCGCTCGCCACCAGATAGATGAGGATGCCGCCGAGCAGGGCGGGCCGCCGCCCGAAGCGGTCGGACACCGGCCCGTAGACGAGCTGCGACACCGCGAAACCGGCGAGGAAGACCGACAGGGTGAGTTGCACCGTGGCGATGTCCGTGTCGAACACGCTGACCAGCGTCGGCAGGGAGGGCAGGTAGAGGTCGGTGGACAGCGGGCCGAAGGCGACGAGCGCCGTCAGCAGCACGCGGACGGTCAGGGAATCGGGGCGGGGCATGGAGGGGGGCGGGCCGGAAACAATGGGGGAGGCGCACTCTAGCAGAGGCTCGGCGCGACCCCGTTACGGCGTTTTGGCATGACCGTCATTTGCAGGTGAAACCATTTCCGCCCCCTCGCCACCGCCCTCGCCACCCCCTTCGCCATACCGCAGCAGCCGCGCGCCGTTGGCCTTCAGCCAGAGGCGCGGCGTGCGCACGTCGCCGGTCAGCTGCGCGCACAGCGTCCAGAAGCGCTGGGAATGGTTCATCTCGCGCAGATGCGCCACCTCGTGCCCCACCACGTAATCCAGCACGGACTCCGGCGTCAGGATGAGGCGCCAGGAGAAGGAGAGGCGTCCGGTGGCGGAACAGCTTCCCCAGCGGCTCTTGGTGTCGCGCACGGTGACGGCGGCGACCCGCGCGCCGATCAGCGCGGCCTTGGCGCGCGACCGCTCGGCCAACTCGCGCCGCGCCTCCGCCATCAGGAAGTCGCGCACCCGGCGGGCGACATGCTCCGCCCGGCCGCCGACCAGGATCGCGCCGTTCTCGCGCCGGGTCGCCCCGCGCAGGTCTGGACTGTGCCGGACGACGTGATCGATGCCGAGATAAGGCACCACCGCCCCGTCGGCGAAGGGAAGCTGCGGTGGCAGGGCGGCCAGCCGCGCCCGGACCCAGCCGTCGTGCCGCCCGACGAAGCGCAGCGCTTCGGCCTCCGGGACGCCCACCGGGATCACCACCTGGATCAGCCCGCGCCCGGCGTCCACCCGCAGGGTCATCCGGCGGGCGCGGGCGCTTTCCCGCAACTCCAGCGGCGCGGGCAGGCCGGCGACCGCCAGGGCGCGCGGGGCCTTGGGGCGTGGAGCCTGGGTTTTGGCCTGGGCTTTGGAGGGATGGGATTTGCGGCGGAAGAGCATACCTGACTTATAGCCTGCGTGGCCGGCTTGGGCCAATGGGGCGTTGTCCTTCACATTCAAACGGAATTTGTCCCAAGTGAGTTTTGCATGTGATATTTGACTCCGATGCCCAAGTGGCCGAATAAATGTGCTGCAATCTCAGTTTTTGCGGTGAAGTTGTGGGCGAGTATACCAGAAAGAACTCAACCGAAGGTCATATGACTGATCGTGCGATCTGGCTTGAGGCTCTGGTCTCCGCCAACGGCGCCGCTCACGCTCTGCTTGGGCTGGACGCGCGGCTTCTCGTGGTCAACCAGGCTTTTGCCGCGGCCTTCGGCTGCCTGCCGGAAGAGGCGGACGGCAAGGAGCTGACCGAGCTGGGCGTTCCGGCGGCCATCGTGTCCCAGGTGGAGGCGCAGGTCCGCCGTGTCGTGCTCACCGGGACCCCGGTGTCGGCCTTCGGCCTGCTGCCCCGTGGCGAAATGGTGCTGAGCCCGGTGCGCGACGCGGATGGGGTCGTCACCGCGGTCGCCGCCATCGCCGACACCAACGCCGCCGCTCTGGCCACCGCCCGCGCCGAGGCCGAGCGTGCGAAGGCCGAGACCGAGCGGGTCCGCCAGGAGGCCGAGACGGGACGCACCGCCATCGGGCGCTTCCTGTCGGCGGCCAGCCACGACCTGCGCCAGCCCTTCCAGGCCATGCATCTGTTCCACCATCTGCTGATGGGCCGCCTGACCGATCCCGGCGCGCGCGATCTCGGCGAGAAGCTGGAGATGTCGATCGAGGCGGCGGAGGGGCTTCTGCGCGCGTTGTTGGACGTGTCGAAGCTGGAGGCCGGGCTGGTCCGGATGCAGGTGCAGAGCTTCCCCATCGACGAGACGCTGGGCCGCCTGCTCAACGAGTTCGCGCCTGAGGCCGACGCCAAGGCCCTGCGCTTCAACGTCCGCCCCGCGGACGCGGAGGTGAGCACCGACCCGGTGCTGCTGGAACAGCTTCTGCGCCCGATCCTGTCCAACGCCCTGCGCTTCACCGAGTCGGGTGGCGTGCTGCTGGCGGCGCGGCGGCGCGGCGGCGCGTTGCGCGTCGAGGTGTGGGACACCGGCCTCGGCATCGCCCCCGCCGACCAGTCGGCGATCTTCGACGACTTCCGCCAGCTCGGCAACCCGAACCGCGACCGCCGACACGGGCTGGGGCTCGGCCTCGCCATTGTGCGGCGCCTTGCGACGCTGCTGGGCTTGACGGTTTCGCTGCGCTCGGTGCCCGGCAAGGGCTCCGTCTTCGCGGTGGATGTCCCCTTGGCGGCGGCGAGCGCCGCGGAACGGCCGGTCGAGAGCAGCAGCGCGGCCTGACAGGGCGGGGAGCACGTTTCCTCCCTCCCACCGAACGAACAGAGAGCGCCGTCCTCGCTTGCGCTTGCCGACCCGTCCATCGGCGCCGCACCGGACGTCGATGGAGCGCGCATACTTCCTCCGAAGGCCGGGGCTGTTCACGGCCCGTCGGCCCCGACGTCATGGTCTGGGTGCCCCATGGGCGCGGCCCGGGATCGGAGGGGAGCATGCATCACGAAGCAGGGTGCCGGCTGGCCGGTTGTCTGGCGGGGATGACGATCGCCGCCTTCGTCGTCCTGCCCGCCGCAGCGCAGACGACGAGCCTGGATTGGGACCAGCGCGGCTGCGTCTTCGGTCCCCGGCCCGGCTTGGACCGGCTGGTGCCCGGCTACAACCCCGGTGCGCAACCCTTTTACTGCCCGCCGCCTGCCGCGCTGTATCCCGCGCCGCCGGTCGCGCCCCCGACGGCATCGCACTATCTGTCGGCGCCGAGCCGGTCCTACTGCCTGCTGCGCTCCTCCGGCCTGATGGGGGACAGCCTGTCGCAACTGGCCGGGTCGCTGTGCCGGGACGACGCCGCGCTGTGGGCGCTCGCCCAAACATGGCACCCCGAGAGATGACGTAAGGGTGATAGTCCGCACTGATACGTACGGCTGATTGACAGCCTCCCCCTCTGTCCTTAAGGCTTGCAAAAAAGAAACACACATGCGGGGAGGAAAACCACAGATGCCGGCGCAGCATCCATCACCGCCTTAAGTCCCGTTCCATGCCTTACGCAGGACCGACGTTGCAACCGCGAAGAGCGGATGCGGCGCGCCCCTGCGCGCGTGTTCCGGACACGTCACCAAATCTTCACAAGACCGTCGCGGGACCGCAACCCGCACCCTGCATGTCAGCACATTACGCAATCGATTGGTTCCAGGGAGAGACCACCATGCTGACCCGCCGCAAGCTCGCCGTCTCGACGGCCGCCTTCGCGCTCGCCGCCGGTTTCACCGGTGCCGCCTACGCCCAGCAGAAGACCGTCGTCGAATTCTGGCACGGCCTGCCCCAGCCGCTCGGCGGCCAGCTCGAGCAGGTGGTGAAGGGCTTCAACGACAGCCAGGACAAGATCCAGGTCAACCCGACCTTCAAGGGCAGCTATCCGGAGACGATGCAGGCGGCCATCGCCGCCTTCCGCGCCGGCAACGCCCCGCACGTCGTGCAGATGTTCGAGGTGGGCACCGCCACCATGCTGTCCGCCGGCCCGGCCATCAAGCCGGTGCACCAGCTGATGAGCGAGACGGGGTCGGGCTTCGACGCCGCGGCCTACATCCCGGCGGTCCGGGGCTATTACAGCTCCAAGGACGGCAAGATGATGGCCCTGCCGTTCAACAGCTCCACCACCATCACCTTCTACAACAAGGACGCCTTCCAGAAGGCCGGGCTCGACCCCAACAAGCCGCCGGCGACCTGGCCGGAGGTGGCCGACGCGGCGCGCAAGCTGAAGGCGGCGGGCGTGACCTGCCCGATGACCTTCTCCTGGCCGACCTGGACGCAGTTCGAGCAGGTCGGCGCGCTCCACGACAAGCCCTTCGCGTCGGAGGCCAACGGCTTCGGCGGGCTGAACGCCACGCTGAAGATCAACGATCCGTTCTTCGTGAAGCATCTCCAGACGCTGATCGACCTGCAGAAGGAAGGCGCGCTGCGCTACGGCGGGCGCGACAACGCCGCGGACTCGCTGTTCCCGTCGGGCGAATGCGCGATGATCCAGGCGTCGTCCGGCCTGCGCGGGCGCATCATCAAGGAGGCCAAGTTCAACTGGGGCGCCGCGCCGCTGCCCTACTGGCCGGACGCCATCGCCTCGCCGAAGAACTCGATCATCGGCGGCGCCGCCTTCTGGGTGATGACCTCGCCCAAGCGCACCGCCGACGAGTACAAGGCCGTCGCCGCCTTCTTCAGCTACCTCGCCCGTCCGGAGGTGGACGCCAAGTGGCACATGGACACCGGCTACGTCCCGGTGACGCTCCAGGGCTTCGAGCTGGCGAAGAAGGAAGGCTTCTACGACAAGAACCCCGGCGCCGAGGTGCCGGCGGAGCAGCTGACCCGCACCGCCACCACGGAGAACACCATGGGGCTGCGGCTGGGCAACCTGCCGGAAATCCGCAACATCATCCAGGAGGAGATGGAGAAGGCGTTCCAGGGCCAGCAGACCGCCCAGCAGGCGCTGGACAACGCGGTGAAGCGCGGCGACACGGTCCTGCGCAACTTCGAGCGCGCCAACAAGAACTGAGCGTAACTCCCTCTCCCCTCTGGGGAGAGGGCAGGGGTGAGGGGGATGCGCTTGTGCCGGACGCTCCGCGATGCGCAACCCCCTCACCGGCCCTCCGGGCCACCCTCTCCCCGGAGGGGAGAGGGTTGAAAGGGATTCCATGCAACGTCGCGTGATTTTCGACAACAGGGCGCTGCCCTACCTGCTGCTGGCACCGCAGGTGGCGGTGACGCTGATCTTCTTCATCTGGCCGGCGGCGCAGGCGCTGTGGCAGTCGGTGCATCTCCAGGACGCCTTCGGGCTGCGCAGCCAGTTCGTCGGGCTGGAGAATTTCCAGGCGGTGCTGAGCGACCCGAACTATCTGGAGACGGTCAAGACCACCATCGTCTTCAGCGCGTCGGTGACCGTCCTGTCGCTGGCCTCCGCGCTGGGGCTGGCGGTGATGGCCGATTCGAAGATCCGGGCGGCGTCGGCCTACAAGACGCTGCTGATCTGGCCCTACGCGCTGGCCCCCGCGGTGGCGGCGGTGCTGTGGATGTTCATCTTCAACCCGGACATCGGCATCCTGGGCCGCGCGCTGAACAACCTCGGCTACGCCTGGGACTACCGGCTCAACGACGGGCAGGCGCTGACCATGGTCATCCTGGCGGCGAGCTGGAAGCAGGTCTCCTACAACTTCATCTTCTTCCTGGCCGGGCTGCAGGCCATCCCGCGCTCCGTGCTGGAGGCGGCGAGCATCGACGGGGCGGGGGCGGTGCGCCGCTTCTGGACGATCACCTTCCCGCTGCTGTCGCCGACCACCTTCTTCCTGCTGGTGGTGAACATCGTCTACGCCTTCTTCGAGACCTTCGGCACGATCCACGCCCTGACCCACGGCGGGCCGGGCAAGGCGACCGAGACGCTGATCTTCCGCGTCTACCAGGACGGCGTGGTCAACCACGACCTCGGCGGCTCCTCGGCGCAGTCGGTGATCCTGATGGTCATCGTCATCGCGCTGACCGCCATCCAGTTCCGCTTCGTCGAGCGCAAGGTGCATTACTCATGACCCGTGACCGCGACACCCCGCGCTCCGGCGGGCGCCTGATGGACATAGTCCCGCACCTGATCCTGATGCTGGGCGTCCTGATCTTCGCCTTTCCGATCTACGTGACGATCATCGGCTCGACCTGGGACGCCGCCACCATCGGGCGCGGCAACCTGCCGCTGACGCCCGGCGGCGAGATGCTGAACAACTACGCCTCGGCCTGGAGCGAGTCGCAGGGCAACCGCGTCATGCACACGCCCGTGCGCATCATGATGTGGAACAGCCTGGTCATGGCGCTGGTCATCGCGCTGGGCAAGATCGCCATCTCGATCATCTCGGCCTACGCGGTGGCCTTCTTCCGCTTCCCGCTGCGCATGGTCTTCTTCTGGATGATCTTCATCACGCTGATGCTGCCGGTGGAGGTGCGCATCATCCCGACCTACGAGGTGGTGGCCAACCTCGGCCTGATCGACAGCTACGCCGGGCTGACCATCCCGCTGATCGCCTCGGCCACGGCGACGCTGCTGTTCCGGCAGTTCTTCCTGACCATCCCGGACGAGCTGGTGGAGGCCGCCAAGATCGACGGGGCGGGGGCGCTGCGCTTCTTCCTGGACGTGGTGCTGCCCCTGTCGCGCACCAACATCGCGGCGCTGTTCGTCATCCTCTTCATCTACGGCTGGAACCAGTATCTCTGGCCGCTGCTGATCACCAACAGCGCGGAGATGGAGACGGTGGTCATCGGCATCACCAAGATGATCGGCAACGGCGAGGCCGCGACCGACTGGAACCTCATCATGGCGACGACGGTGCTGGCCATGCTGCCGCCGGTGGCGGTGGTCGTGCTGATGCAGCGCTGGTTCGTCAAAGGCCTTGTGGACAGCGAGAAATAAGAAATGGCAACGGTCGATCTGAATCAGGTCCGCAAGTCCTACGGCGCCGTCGAGGCCATCAAGGGCATCGACATCAGCGTCGCGGACGGGGAGTTCCTCGTGCTGCTCGGCCCCTCGGGCTGCGGCAAGTCCACGCTGCTGCGCATGGTCGCCGGGCTGGAGAGCATCACCGGCGGCGAGATCGCCATCGGCGGGCGGGTGGTCAACGGGCTGGAGCCCAAGGACCGCGACATCGCCATGGTGTTCCAGAACTACGCGCTCTACCCGCACATGAGCGTGTTCGACAACATGGCCTACGGGTTGAAGATCCGCGGCCTGCCCAAGGCGGAGATCCAGGCGCGCGTCGCCAAGGCCGCGGAAATCCTGGAGTTGAACCGCTTCCTCGACCGCCGGCCCAGCCAGCTTTCCGGCGGGCAGCGGCAGCGCGTCGCCATGGGCCGCGCCATCGTGCGCGAGCCCGCCGCCTTCCTGTTCGACGAGCCGCTGTCCAACCTGGACGCCAAGCTGCGCACCCAGATGCGCGTCGAGATCAAGCGGCTCCAGGACCGGCTGGGCATCACCAGCCTCTACGTGACGCACGATCAGGTGGAGGCGATGACGCTCGCCGACCGCATCCTGGTGATGAACCACGGGGTGGCCGAGCAGGTCGGCACGCCGCTGGAGGTCTACCAGCGCCCGGCCAGCCTGTTCGTGGCGGGCTTCATCGGGTCGCCGCCGATGAACGTGCTGGACGCGCGCTTCGACGGTGCCGGGCAGGCGGTGGCGCTGCCCGGCGGCACCGCCTTCCTCCTGCCGCGCCCGCGGCCCGACATGGCCGGGCGGCCGGTCAAGCTGGGTGTGCGGCCGGAGCATCTCGCCGTTACCCCCGGCCATGGGCCGCTGATCGTCACGGTCGATCTGGTGGAGGCCCTGGGCGCCGATACGGTGGTCTATGGCCGCCTGCCGGACGGCGAGGGAATGGTGGTCCGAGTCGCCGGCCTGCCGTTCTGCCGCGAGGGCGAAACCCTGCGCGTCGGCGCGCCGCCCGACGCCCTGCACTTGTTTGATGCCGAGACGGGACGGCGTTTGGCGGATTGAGTTGGTTAGGGTCCGGACTCATAACCAGTAGGCGACGGTTGCCACGATGTGGACGGCGGCCATGAAGTTGGTGGCGGAGCGGTCATAGCGGGTGGCGATGCGCCGGAAGTCCTTGAGGCGCCCAAACATGCGCTCGATGACGTTGCGGTTCCGATAGAGGTAGGGAGAGAAGCAGTTTTTCCAGCGCTTGTTGGCGCGTGGCGGGATGTTGGGCGCGGCTCCCGCCTCTTCGATCTTCCGGCGAACAGCGGCACTGTCGTATCCCTTGTCGCCGTGCAGGAGATCGGTGGCGGGCATCCGGTCGAGCAGACGGTCGGCGGCGGTGCAGTCGGCAACCTGACCGCCGGTCAACAGGAAGGCGAGCGGCCGACCGCGCGGATCGCTCAGGGCGTGGATTTTGGTGGTTCGTCCGCCACGGGACCGTCCGATGGCCTGGGCGCGCTCCCCCCTTTCCCGCCACTCGCCGAACGATGGGCACGGACCGCCGTGGAGTCGATCATCACCTGGGCCGGTGGGCCACCTGCCGCTGCCAACGCATGGAAGATATCCTCCCACACGCCCTTGGCCGCCCAGCGGACGAAGCGGTTGTAGAGCGTCTTGCGCGGACCGTAGACCGGCGGCGCGTCCGCCCAGCG includes the following:
- a CDS encoding type III PLP-dependent enzyme, with translation MTDKIARFFEEQRPQTPCLVVDLDVVEANYHDLEEALPDAKIFYAVKANPAPEILGLLTRLGSAFDTASVPEIQMVLAAGCAPERISYGNTIKKEADIRRAFELGVRLFAFDSEAELEKIARAAPGARVFCRILTSGEGAEWPLSRKFGCDLAMARELLLKAKGMNVVPYGVSFHVGSQQKDLMQWDHAIFQVAQLFRELEVLGVDLGMINLGGGFPTRYRTDVPETTAYGQAIFESLRTHFGNRLPEAIVEPGRSMVGNAGIIESEVVLVSRKSANDVKRWVYLDIGKFSGLAETMDEAIQYPIQVMGDDGEGDSEAVVLAGPTCDSADVLYERAEYKLPMDLKAGDRVRIHATGAYTTTYSAVCFNGFAPLQQICI
- a CDS encoding MgtC/SapB family protein, whose product is MDLSTAIPVWDMAARLAAAAVCGAALGLDREIRGKAAGLRTHTLVAISAAVTTLVALELYWGMAGKGAGGGDMDPTRVIQGIAQAIGFISAGVMFRAGTTVRGATTAALIWMAGALGIACGAGFYVLAGMALALCLAVTIVFSYALRWMPEPAKTANSIKPANSIKPED
- a CDS encoding multidrug effflux MFS transporter; translation: MPRPDSLTVRVLLTALVAFGPLSTDLYLPSLPTLVSVFDTDIATVQLTLSVFLAGFAVSQLVYGPVSDRFGRRPALLGGILIYLVASAACALTDDIETLIVARFFQALGACCGPVVARAVVRDVFGRDRAATVLAYMAMAMTLAPAAGPILGGVLTEWFGWRSNFLLLTGFAALILAATWTLMGETNANRDETALQPGRLLANYALLLRDRGFVGQMLTVAFAYSGIFAFISGSSFVLIGRLHLTPAQFGGSFAAVVLGYAVGSFFAGRLSARLGGPRMIRTGTAVSLAGGLLGVGLALGGVLHLAAVVGPVFLFMLGAGLTLPNAMAGAVGPYPMMAGLASSLVGFVQMTVAALIGVVLGHTHADSQLPMMTAIGLVALGGALAHRLLVSPRA
- a CDS encoding M48 family metallopeptidase, whose translation is MLFRRKSHPSKAQAKTQAPRPKAPRALAVAGLPAPLELRESARARRMTLRVDAGRGLIQVVIPVGVPEAEALRFVGRHDGWVRARLAALPPQLPFADGAVVPYLGIDHVVRHSPDLRGATRRENGAILVGGRAEHVARRVRDFLMAEARRELAERSRAKAALIGARVAAVTVRDTKSRWGSCSATGRLSFSWRLILTPESVLDYVVGHEVAHLREMNHSQRFWTLCAQLTGDVRTPRLWLKANGARLLRYGEGGGEGGGEGAEMVSPANDGHAKTP
- a CDS encoding PAS domain-containing sensor histidine kinase, with the protein product MTDRAIWLEALVSANGAAHALLGLDARLLVVNQAFAAAFGCLPEEADGKELTELGVPAAIVSQVEAQVRRVVLTGTPVSAFGLLPRGEMVLSPVRDADGVVTAVAAIADTNAAALATARAEAERAKAETERVRQEAETGRTAIGRFLSAASHDLRQPFQAMHLFHHLLMGRLTDPGARDLGEKLEMSIEAAEGLLRALLDVSKLEAGLVRMQVQSFPIDETLGRLLNEFAPEADAKALRFNVRPADAEVSTDPVLLEQLLRPILSNALRFTESGGVLLAARRRGGALRVEVWDTGLGIAPADQSAIFDDFRQLGNPNRDRRHGLGLGLAIVRRLATLLGLTVSLRSVPGKGSVFAVDVPLAAASAAERPVESSSAA
- the ugpB gene encoding sn-glycerol-3-phosphate ABC transporter substrate-binding protein UgpB codes for the protein MLTRRKLAVSTAAFALAAGFTGAAYAQQKTVVEFWHGLPQPLGGQLEQVVKGFNDSQDKIQVNPTFKGSYPETMQAAIAAFRAGNAPHVVQMFEVGTATMLSAGPAIKPVHQLMSETGSGFDAAAYIPAVRGYYSSKDGKMMALPFNSSTTITFYNKDAFQKAGLDPNKPPATWPEVADAARKLKAAGVTCPMTFSWPTWTQFEQVGALHDKPFASEANGFGGLNATLKINDPFFVKHLQTLIDLQKEGALRYGGRDNAADSLFPSGECAMIQASSGLRGRIIKEAKFNWGAAPLPYWPDAIASPKNSIIGGAAFWVMTSPKRTADEYKAVAAFFSYLARPEVDAKWHMDTGYVPVTLQGFELAKKEGFYDKNPGAEVPAEQLTRTATTENTMGLRLGNLPEIRNIIQEEMEKAFQGQQTAQQALDNAVKRGDTVLRNFERANKN
- the ugpA gene encoding sn-glycerol-3-phosphate ABC transporter permease UgpA; translation: MQRRVIFDNRALPYLLLAPQVAVTLIFFIWPAAQALWQSVHLQDAFGLRSQFVGLENFQAVLSDPNYLETVKTTIVFSASVTVLSLASALGLAVMADSKIRAASAYKTLLIWPYALAPAVAAVLWMFIFNPDIGILGRALNNLGYAWDYRLNDGQALTMVILAASWKQVSYNFIFFLAGLQAIPRSVLEAASIDGAGAVRRFWTITFPLLSPTTFFLLVVNIVYAFFETFGTIHALTHGGPGKATETLIFRVYQDGVVNHDLGGSSAQSVILMVIVIALTAIQFRFVERKVHYS
- the ugpE gene encoding sn-glycerol-3-phosphate ABC transporter permease UgpE, with the translated sequence MTRDRDTPRSGGRLMDIVPHLILMLGVLIFAFPIYVTIIGSTWDAATIGRGNLPLTPGGEMLNNYASAWSESQGNRVMHTPVRIMMWNSLVMALVIALGKIAISIISAYAVAFFRFPLRMVFFWMIFITLMLPVEVRIIPTYEVVANLGLIDSYAGLTIPLIASATATLLFRQFFLTIPDELVEAAKIDGAGALRFFLDVVLPLSRTNIAALFVILFIYGWNQYLWPLLITNSAEMETVVIGITKMIGNGEAATDWNLIMATTVLAMLPPVAVVVLMQRWFVKGLVDSEK
- a CDS encoding sn-glycerol-3-phosphate import ATP-binding protein UgpC, which translates into the protein MATVDLNQVRKSYGAVEAIKGIDISVADGEFLVLLGPSGCGKSTLLRMVAGLESITGGEIAIGGRVVNGLEPKDRDIAMVFQNYALYPHMSVFDNMAYGLKIRGLPKAEIQARVAKAAEILELNRFLDRRPSQLSGGQRQRVAMGRAIVREPAAFLFDEPLSNLDAKLRTQMRVEIKRLQDRLGITSLYVTHDQVEAMTLADRILVMNHGVAEQVGTPLEVYQRPASLFVAGFIGSPPMNVLDARFDGAGQAVALPGGTAFLLPRPRPDMAGRPVKLGVRPEHLAVTPGHGPLIVTVDLVEALGADTVVYGRLPDGEGMVVRVAGLPFCREGETLRVGAPPDALHLFDAETGRRLAD
- a CDS encoding IS5-like element ISAzba5 family transposase (programmed frameshift) produces the protein MNDGQFWLTVEQFGRLEPHLPRDTRGKPRVDDRRVISGIVHVLKSGGRWADAPPVYGPRKTLYNRFVRWAAKGVWEDIFHALAAAGGPPAQVMIDSTAVRAHRSASGGKGGKRAQAIGRSRGGRTTKIHALSDPRGRPLAFLLTGGQVADCTAADRLLDRMPATDLLHGDKGYDSAAVRRKIEEAGAAPNIPPRANKRWKNCFSPYLYRNRNVIERMFGRLKDFRRIATRYDRSATNFMAAVHIVATVAYWL